Genomic segment of Desulfobacterales bacterium:
GCAGTAAATTTCGAGAACCTTGTTATTATAAAATTCTCTGGCATCTTCTGCATATCCTGCGGTTAAAGAAATAAACACCCAGGAAATTGCCAACAGGACAAACAACAGTCTTTTCGTTATTTTCGCTTGTTTCATCTCAACCTCCTTTGGTTATCTATAATTTGGAACAACTTCTAAAGGTACTTAAATCCCTCTCCGTTCTTCACCCCCCCCTCCGGCGTAATTGAAACCCAGGAGTACGGGGACGGCTCAATGGTTTTGAGCTCTTTTTCATATTCTTCCTGGGTGACGTTTTTACCCACCTCAATCCAGCGGTCCAAGCCCAGAAAGTTCAGCAGCCGCTTATTGGTAATCCCCAGATAAATGACCCGGTCCGGTCCTTCATTCACGTGGGAATGCCAGTTCATGGTCGGCATGTAAAGGGCGTCACCCTGCTCCCAGTCATAACGCTCGCCCTGAACAATGGAATAGCCTTTCCCCTCCAGAATAAATACCAGCGCTTCGTTGTGGTGCTTATGCATCCGGGAGCTTTTTCCGGGGACCAGTTCCGACAGATGAATATTAATGGTGCGCATGGGCAGATCGATATCCCGGCTGCGGTGCTTGCGCTCCTTGCAGTCGTACATGTCCTTTAAGGGGCTTTTCTGAACAATATTCTTGACCAGTATCGGCCGGACAACTTCTTCATGGCGATGAATCTTGCCGGTTTCCCGCGGATTGATATCATTTTTGTCTTCCGTCATAAATCCCTCCGGATCTGCTAAGTAGTTAAAATAAAATATGAATCCTTAGAGCCGCCTTGATGCTGCGTCCCTTGCTTACTCGCTGTCTATGACTTCTTTTGCTTCCTTGTCCAGAAACCTGGCCCCGCAAAAGGGGCATAACAATTTCCGTTCTTTTAATCTAAAATCATCTTTTGACGCATAAAACTTCCGCCCGCATTCGGGGCATGCAATCCAAAATATTTTGGCCATAATTTCTTCACTCCTATGGTAGATAGTCTTTAAGATCGATGCGCTTCATAATCTCTGCCGGAATATTGATTCGTTCCGAAAACGGGCGGGTCACCGGTCGGGTGGCATCGACAATCATCTTGCCGCCCACGGCATGCTTAACCGCGGAAGGATCCAGTGTCCCTCCCCGGGCATTTTTGATAATGTTGATATCCAGGTCCGGCTGAACGCGGGTTGCCATCGCCCACATCACTTCACGCTCATTAAACGGGTCGACATCGTCGTCTACCACGATAACATGTTTCAGTTCATCATGATGCGGAAAGGCCGCCATGCCGGCAACGATCCCTTCACCATCAACTCTCTGCTGAAGGGAAATATAGGCGTGAAATCGACAGCATCCGGAAATGGGGAAATGAACCCCTTTGACACCGGGCACGGCCCGCTTGATTTCTT
This window contains:
- a CDS encoding cupin domain-containing protein; its protein translation is MTEDKNDINPRETGKIHRHEEVVRPILVKNIVQKSPLKDMYDCKERKHRSRDIDLPMRTINIHLSELVPGKSSRMHKHHNEALVFILEGKGYSIVQGERYDWEQGDALYMPTMNWHSHVNEGPDRVIYLGITNKRLLNFLGLDRWIEVGKNVTQEEYEKELKTIEPSPYSWVSITPEGGVKNGEGFKYL